The proteins below come from a single Camarhynchus parvulus chromosome 29, STF_HiC, whole genome shotgun sequence genomic window:
- the LOC115914513 gene encoding tubulin alpha-1A chain, whose product MRECISIHVGQAGVQIGNACWELYCLEHGIQPDGQMPSDKTIGGGDDSFNTFFSETGAGKHVPRAVFVDLEPTVIDEVRTGTYRQLFHPEQLITGKEDAANNYARGHYTIGKEIIDLVLDRIRKLADQCTGLQGFLVFHSFGGGTGSGFTSLLMERLSVDYGKKSKLEFSIYPAPQVSTAVVEPYNSILTTHTTLEHSDCAFMVDNEAIYDICRRNLDIERPTYTNLNRLIGQIVSSITASLRFDGALNVDLTEFQTNLVPYPRIHFPLATYAPVISAEKAYHEQLSVAEITNACFEPANQMVKCDPRHGKYMACCLLYRGDVVPKDVNAAIATIKTKRTIQFVDWCPTGFKVGINYQPPTVVPGGDLAKVQRAVCMLSNTTAIAEAWARLDHKFDLMYAKRAFVHWYVGEGMEEGEFSEAREDMAALEKDYEEVGVDSVEGEGEEEGEEY is encoded by the exons ATG CGCGAGTGCATCTCCATCCACGTGGGCCAAGCGGGCGTGCAGATCGGCAATGCGTGCTGGGAGCTGTACTGCCTGGAGCACGGCATCCAGCCCGACGGGCAGATGCCCAGCGACAAGACCATCGGCGGGGGGGACGACTCCTTCAACACCTTCTTCAGCGAGACGGGCGCCGGCAAGCACGTGCCCCGGGCCGTGTTCGTGGACCTGGAGCCCACGGTGATCG ACGAGGTGCGCACGGGCACGTACCGGCAGCTCTTCCACCCCGAGCAGCTGATCACGGGCAAGGAGGATGCGGCCAACAACTACGCGCGCGGGCACTACACCATCGGCAAGGAGATCATCGACCTGGTGCTCGACCGCATCCGCAAGCTG GCTGACCagtgcacagggctgcagggcttcCTGGTGTTCCACAGCTTTGGCGGTGGCACCGGCTCTGGCTTCACCTCCCTGCTCATGGAGCGCCTCTCTGTCGACTACGGCAAGAAGTCCAAGCTGGAGTTCTCCATCTACCCAGCCCCGCAGGTGTCCACAGCCGTGGTGGAGCCCTACAACTCCATCCTGACCACCCACACCACCCTGGAGCACTCCGACTGCGCCTTCATGGTGGACAACGAGGCCATCTACGACATCTGCCGCCGCAACCTGGACATCGAGCGCCCAACCTACACCAACCTCAACAGGTTGATAGGCCAGATTGTGTCGTCCATCACGGCCTCTCTGCGCTTCGATGGAGCCCTGAACGTCGACCTGACAGAATTCCAGACCAACCTGGTGCCCTACCCCCGCATCCACTTCCCTCTGGCCACCTACGCCCCGGTTATCTCTGCTGAGAAGGCTTATCACGAGCAGCTCTCTGTGGCTGAGATCACCAATGCCTGCTTTGAGCCGGCCAACCAGATGGTCAAGTGTGACCCTCGGCACGGCAAGTACATGGCGTGCTGCCTGCTGTACCGCGGGGACGTGGTGCCCAAGGATGTCAACGCCGCCATCGCCACCATCAAGACCAAGCGCACCATCCAGTTTGTGGACTGGTGCCCCACTGGTTTCAAGGTGGGCATCAACTACCAACCACCCACGGTGGTGCCCGGGGGCGACCTGGCCAAGGTGCAGAGGGCTGTGTGCATGCTGAGCAACACCACGGCCATCGCCGAGGCCTGGGCCCGCCTGGACCACAAGTTTGACCTGATGTACGCCAAGAGGGCCTTTGTGCACTGGTACGTGGGGGAGGGCATGGAGGAGGGCGAGTTCTCGGAGGCCCGTGAGGATATGGCAGCCCTGGAGAAGGATTATGAGGAGGTGGGGGTGGATTCTGtggaaggggagggagaggaggaaggggaggaataCTAA
- the LMBR1L gene encoding protein LMBR1L isoform X2 — translation MAPVEQDALAAREQLFHDRVRECIICALLFASLYILCHFIITHFKKHTDFTAVHDDEDAAVNRIALGLCTFTLAVALGAVLLLPFSIISNEVLLSFPHNYYIQWLNGSLIHGLWNLVFLFSNLSLVFLMPFAYFFTESEGFAGSKKGIMARVYETSVVLLLLTLLVLGMVWVASAIVGNNAASRQSLYDLWEYYLPYLYSCISLFGVLLLLLCTPFGLSTMFTVTGKLLVKPRLLEDLDEQLSCTRFEEAAVSHRIHSGKASCWLNLDTDMLREQFFAIRSKRRKLELRHRASPWQRNLGYPLAMLGLLALTGISVLIVCFHVLELLLDDAAMPRGIQDASLGQVSFSIFGSFGAALQVVLIFYLMLSSVVGFYSSPLFTRLLPERQDTPLTKIIGNCVSLLVLSSALPVFSRTLGITRFDLLGDFGRFNWLGNFYIVFLYNMGFAGLTTLCLVKRVSWAVQAELIRAFGLHKLPLPVTRCRTRSKPS, via the exons ATGGCCCCTGTGGAGCAGGACGCGCTGGCCGCGCGGGAGCAGCTCTTCCACGACAGGGTCCGCGAGTGCATC ATCTGTGCCCTGCTCTTTGCCAGCCTCTACATCCTCTGCCACTTCATCATAACCCACTTCAAGAAGCACACGGATTTCACAGCAG TTCACGATGATGAGGATGCTGCTGTCAACAGGATTGC CTTGGGGCTCTGTACCTTCACCCTGGCTGTGGCACTCGgtgctgtcctgctcctgcccttctccATCATCAGCAACGAggtgctgctctccttcccccACAATTACTACATCCAGTGGCTGAATGGCTCTCTCATTCATG GCCTCTGGAATTtggttttcctcttctccaaCCTGTCCCTGGTCTTCCTCATGCCCTTTGCCTACTTCTTCACCGAGTCAGAGGGGTTTGCAGGATCCAAGAAG GGCATCATGGCCAGGGTGTATGAGAcctctgtggtgctgctgctgctgaccctgctggtgctgggcatgGTCTGGGTGGCCTCTGCCATCGTGGGCAACAACGCTGCCAGTCGCCAGTCACTCTATG ATCTCTGGGAATATTACCTGCCCTACCTCTACTCCTGCATCTCACTTTTtggtgtcctgctgctgctgt TGTGCACCCCCTTTGGCCTCTCCACCATGTTCACTGTcactgggaagctgctggtgaAACCCCGG CTTCTGGAGGACCTGgatgagcagctgagctgcacaagGTTTGAGGAAGCCGCCGTGTCCCACAGGATCCACTctg GCAAAGCTTCCTGCTGGCTGAATCTGGACACGGACATGCTGCGGGAGCAATTCTTTGCCATCCGGAGCAAGAGGAGGAAGCTGG agctgcGGCACCGAGCATCGCCCTGGCAGAGGAACCTGGGCTACCCCCTGGCCATGCTGGGCCTCCTGGCACTGACG ggcaTCTCTGTGCTCATTGTTTGCTTCCatgtcctggagctgctgctggacgATGCTGCCATGCCACGGGGCATCCAG GACGCATCCCTGGGCCAGGTTTCCTTCTCCATCTTTGGTTCCTTCGGAGCTGCGCTGCAGGTTGTCCTCATTTT CTACCTAATGCTCTCCTCTGTCGTGGGCTTCTACAGCTCGCCCCTGTTCACTCGGCTGCTGCCAGAGAGGCAGGACACCCCCCTCACcaag ATCATCGGGAACTGTGTCTCCTTGCTGgtgctcagctcagccctgcctgtctTCTCCAGGACACTGG GGATCACCCGTTTTGATctcctgggggattttggcCGCTTCAACTGGTTGGGGAACTTCTACATTGTCTTCCTGTACAACATGGGCTTTGCTGGGCTCACCACGTTGTGCCTGGTCAAAAGGGTCTCCTGGGCAGTCCAGGCCGAGCTCATCCGTGCCTTTG GTCTGCACAAGCTGCCGCTGCCCGTGACGCGCTGCAGGACCCGCAGCAAGCCCAGCTAG
- the LMBR1L gene encoding protein LMBR1L isoform X1 — protein sequence MAPVEQDALAAREQLFHDRVRECIICALLFASLYILCHFIITHFKKHTDFTAVHDDEDAAVNRIALGLCTFTLAVALGAVLLLPFSIISNEVLLSFPHNYYIQWLNGSLIHGLWNLVFLFSNLSLVFLMPFAYFFTESEGFAGSKKGIMARVYETSVVLLLLTLLVLGMVWVASAIVGNNAASRQSLYDLWEYYLPYLYSCISLFGVLLLLLCTPFGLSTMFTVTGKLLVKPRLLEDLDEQLSCTRFEEAAVSHRIHSAGKASCWLNLDTDMLREQFFAIRSKRRKLELRHRASPWQRNLGYPLAMLGLLALTGISVLIVCFHVLELLLDDAAMPRGIQDASLGQVSFSIFGSFGAALQVVLIFYLMLSSVVGFYSSPLFTRLLPERQDTPLTKIIGNCVSLLVLSSALPVFSRTLGITRFDLLGDFGRFNWLGNFYIVFLYNMGFAGLTTLCLVKRVSWAVQAELIRAFGLHKLPLPVTRCRTRSKPS from the exons ATGGCCCCTGTGGAGCAGGACGCGCTGGCCGCGCGGGAGCAGCTCTTCCACGACAGGGTCCGCGAGTGCATC ATCTGTGCCCTGCTCTTTGCCAGCCTCTACATCCTCTGCCACTTCATCATAACCCACTTCAAGAAGCACACGGATTTCACAGCAG TTCACGATGATGAGGATGCTGCTGTCAACAGGATTGC CTTGGGGCTCTGTACCTTCACCCTGGCTGTGGCACTCGgtgctgtcctgctcctgcccttctccATCATCAGCAACGAggtgctgctctccttcccccACAATTACTACATCCAGTGGCTGAATGGCTCTCTCATTCATG GCCTCTGGAATTtggttttcctcttctccaaCCTGTCCCTGGTCTTCCTCATGCCCTTTGCCTACTTCTTCACCGAGTCAGAGGGGTTTGCAGGATCCAAGAAG GGCATCATGGCCAGGGTGTATGAGAcctctgtggtgctgctgctgctgaccctgctggtgctgggcatgGTCTGGGTGGCCTCTGCCATCGTGGGCAACAACGCTGCCAGTCGCCAGTCACTCTATG ATCTCTGGGAATATTACCTGCCCTACCTCTACTCCTGCATCTCACTTTTtggtgtcctgctgctgctgt TGTGCACCCCCTTTGGCCTCTCCACCATGTTCACTGTcactgggaagctgctggtgaAACCCCGG CTTCTGGAGGACCTGgatgagcagctgagctgcacaagGTTTGAGGAAGCCGCCGTGTCCCACAGGATCCACTctg CAGGCAAAGCTTCCTGCTGGCTGAATCTGGACACGGACATGCTGCGGGAGCAATTCTTTGCCATCCGGAGCAAGAGGAGGAAGCTGG agctgcGGCACCGAGCATCGCCCTGGCAGAGGAACCTGGGCTACCCCCTGGCCATGCTGGGCCTCCTGGCACTGACG ggcaTCTCTGTGCTCATTGTTTGCTTCCatgtcctggagctgctgctggacgATGCTGCCATGCCACGGGGCATCCAG GACGCATCCCTGGGCCAGGTTTCCTTCTCCATCTTTGGTTCCTTCGGAGCTGCGCTGCAGGTTGTCCTCATTTT CTACCTAATGCTCTCCTCTGTCGTGGGCTTCTACAGCTCGCCCCTGTTCACTCGGCTGCTGCCAGAGAGGCAGGACACCCCCCTCACcaag ATCATCGGGAACTGTGTCTCCTTGCTGgtgctcagctcagccctgcctgtctTCTCCAGGACACTGG GGATCACCCGTTTTGATctcctgggggattttggcCGCTTCAACTGGTTGGGGAACTTCTACATTGTCTTCCTGTACAACATGGGCTTTGCTGGGCTCACCACGTTGTGCCTGGTCAAAAGGGTCTCCTGGGCAGTCCAGGCCGAGCTCATCCGTGCCTTTG GTCTGCACAAGCTGCCGCTGCCCGTGACGCGCTGCAGGACCCGCAGCAAGCCCAGCTAG